One stretch of Centroberyx gerrardi isolate f3 chromosome 13, fCenGer3.hap1.cur.20231027, whole genome shotgun sequence DNA includes these proteins:
- the LOC139925914 gene encoding tripartite motif-containing protein 16-like: protein MAQQGIQLDGAKLCCSICLDLLKDPVTIPCGHSYCMSCIKSCWDEEDQKKIHSCPQCRQTFTPRPVLVKSTMLAELVEDLKKTGLQAAPPDRCYAGPGDVACDFCTGRKLKALKSCLVCLASYCEQHLQPHYDAAPLKKHKLVEATVKLQENICSRHDEVMKIFCRTDQQFICYLCSMDEHKGHDTVSAAAEWTERQKELGVSRQKIQQRIQNREKDVKVLQQEVEAINLSADKAVEDSEKIFTELVRLIEKRSSDVKEQIRSRQKAEASRAEELQEKLKQEIAELRRKDAELEQLSHTEDHTHFLHNYPSLSRLSESTDSPSTNIRPLRYFEDVTAAVSEARDKLQDILTEEWPKISWTVTEVDVLLSQPREPKTRAGFLQYSRQITLDPNTANTQLSLSEGNRKATRMREEQLYSSHPDRFTDQRQVLSREGLTGRCYWEVEWSGFRVSIAVAYKDISRTGTSSECLFGFNDKSWELDCNNNSYEFRHNNITTPIPVPRSSRVGVYLDHRAGILSFYRVSETMTLLHRVQTTFTQPLYPGFWLYSIGATAELSKLK from the coding sequence ATGGCGCAGCAAGGAATTCAGCTGGACGGAGCAAAACTCTGCTGTTCGATCtgtctggatctactgaaggatccggtgactattccctgtgggcacagctactgcatgagctgtattaaaagctgctgggatgaagaggatcagaagaaaatccacagctGCCCCCAGTGCAGACAGACCTTCACACCAAGGCCTGTCCTGGTGAAAAGTACCATGTTAGCAGAGTTGGTGGAGGACCTGAAGAAGACAGGACTCcaagctgctcctcctgatcGCTGCTATGCCGGACCTGGAGATGTGGCCTGTGATTTCTGCACTGGGAGAAAGCTGAAAGCCCTCAAGTCCtgtctggtgtgtctggcctcttactgtgagcagcacctccagcctcactaTGATGCAGCTCCATTAAAGAAACACAAGCTGGTCGAAGCCACCGTGAAGCTTCAGGAGAACATCTGCTCTCGTCATGACGAGGTGATGAAGATTTTCTGCCGTACTGATCAGCAGTTTATCTGTTATCTCTGCTCCATGGATGAACATAAAGGCCACGACAcagtctcagctgcagcagaatggactgagaggcagaaagagctcGGGGTGAGTCGGCAAAAAATCCAGCAGAGAAtccagaacagagagaaagacgtgaAGGTGCTTCAACAGGAGGTGGAGGCTATCAATCTCTCTGCTGATAAAGCAGTGGAGGACAGTGAGAAGATCTTCACTGAGCTGGTCCGTCTCATTGAGAAAAGAAGCTCTGATGTGAAGGAGCAGATCAGATCCCGGCAGAAAGCGGAAGCGAGTCGGGCCGAAGAACttcaggagaagctgaagcaggagattgctgagctgaggaggaaagacgctgagctggagcagctctcacacacagaggatcacaCCCATTTTCTACACAATTACCCCTCGCTGTCACGTCTCAGTGAATCTACAGACTCACCCAGCACCAATATCCGTCCTCTGCGCTACTTTGAGgatgtgactgcagctgtgtcagaggccagAGATAAACTACAGGACATTCTTACAGAGGAATGGCCTAAGATCTCATGGacagtgactgaagtggatgTTTTACTGTCACAACCAAGAGAGCCCAAGACCAGAGCTGGATTCTTACAATATTCACGACAAATCACACTggatccaaacacagcaaacacacagctgtcatTATCTGAGGGGAACAGAAAAGCAACACGTATGAGAGAAGAACAGTTATATTCTAGTCACCCAGACAGATTCACTGACCAGCGTCAGGTCCTGAgtagagagggtctgactggacgttgttactgggaggtggagtggagcgGGTTCAGAGTTTCAATAGCAGTCGCATATAAGGATATTAGCAGAACAGGAACCTCGAGTGAATGTTTATTTGGATTCAATGACAAGTCTTGGGAATTAGATTGTAACAACAATAGTTATGAATTCAGACATAACAATATCACAACTCCCATCCCAGTCCCTCGGTCCTCCAGAGTAGGAGTGTACCTGGATCACAGAGCAGgtattctgtccttctacagagtctctgaaaccatgactctcctccacagagtccagaccACATTCACTCAGCCTCTCTATCCTGGATTTTGGCTTTATTCTATTGGAGCCACTGCTGAGTTGAGTAAGCTCAAGTAG